Proteins co-encoded in one Candidatus Binatia bacterium genomic window:
- a CDS encoding cytochrome c, whose translation MAKRGSVVLWVSMVVSGLMASSVAVQAAPPQVTAGQMYYKQYCATCHGVDARGDGPTAKALKEKVPDLTTLAKRNDGKFPYILVLDIIDGQQPIPSHGSAEMPTWGETFQSDVGNDPLSQAAVRGRLMLLTDYIRSIQVK comes from the coding sequence ATGGCGAAGCGAGGGTCGGTTGTGTTGTGGGTGTCGATGGTGGTCAGTGGCCTGATGGCGTCTTCGGTGGCGGTTCAGGCGGCGCCGCCGCAGGTTACGGCCGGGCAGATGTACTACAAGCAGTATTGCGCGACCTGCCACGGCGTCGATGCCAGGGGTGACGGGCCGACGGCGAAGGCGTTGAAGGAAAAGGTGCCGGACCTGACGACGCTGGCGAAGCGGAACGACGGTAAGTTCCCGTACATCCTGGTGCTCGACATCATAGACGGGCAGCAGCCGATACCGAGTCACGGCAGTGCGGAAATGCCGACCTGGGGCGAAACGTTCCAGTCTGATGTCGGTAACGACCCGCTGTCTCAGGCGGCGGTGCGTGGGCGCTTGATGCTCCTGACCGACTACATCCGCTCGATTCAGGTGAAGTAG
- a CDS encoding NAD-dependent deacylase, whose protein sequence is MSVKSADIEAAIATVREWVRAAQRIVVLTGAGISTDSGIPDFRGPKGVWTRNPAAEKMATLQHYMADPDIRRRAWKARMAALEKEPAPNAGHRSLVTLEHMGKLHTLVTQNIDGLHQAAGSSPERIVEIHGTIHQVMCMFCGERGPMAATLDRVRAGEEDPPCLSCGGILKSATISFGQALVTEDLNRATEAAQACDLMLAIGTTLSVYPIAGIVPVAKEAGARVVIVNAEPTEMDYLADRVIRGSIGTLLGRLFALDA, encoded by the coding sequence ATGAGCGTGAAGAGCGCGGATATCGAAGCGGCGATCGCGACCGTACGGGAATGGGTCCGGGCAGCGCAGCGCATTGTGGTGCTGACGGGAGCGGGCATCTCAACCGATTCGGGTATCCCGGATTTCCGTGGACCGAAGGGAGTCTGGACCCGTAACCCGGCGGCCGAGAAGATGGCGACTTTGCAGCACTACATGGCTGACCCCGACATTCGCCGCCGCGCCTGGAAAGCGCGCATGGCGGCGCTGGAGAAGGAGCCCGCGCCCAATGCCGGTCACCGTTCGCTGGTGACGCTCGAGCACATGGGCAAGCTGCACACGCTGGTAACCCAGAACATCGACGGGCTGCACCAGGCGGCGGGAAGCTCGCCGGAGCGCATCGTCGAGATCCACGGCACGATTCACCAGGTGATGTGCATGTTCTGCGGCGAACGCGGTCCGATGGCGGCGACGCTGGATCGGGTCCGTGCCGGCGAAGAGGATCCGCCGTGCTTGAGCTGCGGGGGCATCCTCAAGTCGGCGACGATATCGTTCGGACAGGCACTGGTAACCGAGGACCTGAACCGCGCTACCGAGGCGGCGCAGGCGTGCGACCTGATGCTGGCGATCGGCACGACCTTGAGTGTGTATCCGATCGCCGGGATCGTACCGGTGGCCAAGGAGGCGGGGGCTCGCGTTGTGATCGTCAATGCCGAGCCGACGGAGATGGACTACCTGGCCGACCGGGTAATCCGGGGCTCGATCGGTACGCTGCTGGGGCGGTTGTTTGCGCTGGACGCTTAG
- a CDS encoding MG2 domain-containing protein — protein sequence MIATMLRGLGESVRRHFPFGLLLLSLTAGAAPPAAVTEFTPQGTVKQVRQIVARFSDPMVALGDPRGGSAPFEVACPVPGSGRWVDTRTWAYDFERDLPGGLRCAAHLRPDLRTRNGRPLSGQSEFAFSTGGPAVLGTVPYEGDEGIDEDQVFALTLDTPATEDSVLAHVGFRIDGLPDPVGVSVLGGAAREEVLKALPYLDPAQPLLVLRARQRFPSGAGVSLVWGAGVSSPDGVATDAAQTFGFKTRPAFTARVLCQRANPKAECVPLTPIAVAFSAPVVWDRARHALLRGPADTRWHPVAPENPEAYVNEIRFKGPFPDSARFHLELPADLTDDAGRPLSNAADNPFTVRTDPYPPLAKFSARFGIVEAAADPTLPVTLRNLEPEVRAELARLTTAPPTGLRVSAERLLERVQGTATRIPPERLDDILPWLRRVGAARRTASVFAPPTPPVLTQSAFTVPKPNGPEAFEVVGIPLQGAGLYIVELASPKLGAYLLGKPETMYVPTAALVTNMAVHLKWGRENALVWVTTLDGAEPVAGARVSVLDCTGAVHWSGTTDTNGIARTDTLPARDTAPRCRQPEPPLANADDSEEEQFYSDESSQTAALDALGEGLLVVAQTADDLSFVHSSWQRGIEPWRFSLPSERWEGPVVAHTVFDRTLFRAGDTVHMKHILRVESLAGFAFAPEAQRPTRLTLQHEGSNDKYEMPLTWDARGAAENSWAIPPTARLGRYAVVLARPNAEPPVPSRTSGSFRVEEFRVPLMRAVVKLPAEPQVAVSSVAADVSVAYLAGGPAARLPVILRSQLRPRSVTTPPEFDAFSFALGPVTEGRVRLGEDDPEQTVAGAVRPGPVQRQELVLDDAGTARATLSTLPPSQAVRELLAEVEYSDPNGERQTVSSTVPLWPAQWLAGIAADQWVRSDGTVHARIAVIDGAGQPVPNAVVRVNAHPRKSYSARKRLVGGFYGYDNIEETGPSAGVLCAGQTDSAGTFVCTGKSPVAGNLVLAAAVTDPAGHTSHTHADVWVVGDEDWWFVLNDSDRIDVLPERLQYNPGDTARFQVRMPFRAATALVTTEREGVLDAQVVPLHGSDPTVEVPVRDNYAPNVFVSVFVVRGRVAGVQPTAMLDLGKPAWKLGIAEIRVGWQAHTLGVTVTTDRPVYTVRETAQARISVRTAAGTPPPPGSDVAIAAVDEGLLELQPNTSWNLLAAMMGRRGYGMRTATAQMEVVGKRHYGLKALPLGGGGGRQATRELFDTLLLWNGSVRLAADGTATVDIPLNDSLTSFRIVAVATGDVGQFGTGSTAIRATQDLMLLSGLPPVVRETDRLRAEFTVRNTTDRELHIVVGGRAEGLDKPFSSLNVRLGPGQAEVVGWDVEVPVGPTTLTYDMEAAVPGGPSDRLRVSQQVRPAVPVRTLQASLSQWPETGTETVAMPSDALPGRGGVRVQMAPGLGVGLAGVHEYMRDYPYSCMEQRVSRAVALGDPQLWAQVGAALPSYLDSDGLVKYFPTASSGSDVLTAYILSIVGAAELPLAAELQARMESGLTRFVQGSLLRASPLPAADLPLRKLAAIAALARNNKADPAMLDSLAIEPELWPTSAVLDWWDIVAHLPKLPGRNARLAAVQQILRSRLNVQGSTMGLSAAQTPGLWWLMVCPDTSAVRLVTQALAAPAWKNDVPRLMRGALGRLRHGHWDCTTSNAWGAVAANRFAAAFEATPVSGTATVKLGTDSQRRNWGRPAAPLSFDFPWPPAAAPLTIQQAGTGSPWITVESRAAIPLREPLSTGYRLTRTVTPIERRAPEHWSRGDLLRVRLDIDAQSDMTWVAVSDPVPAGASYLGTGLARDSQLERRTDTDAAPGLAPAFTERTFDTFRAYFDLVPEGTFSVEYTIRLNQSGTFQLPPTRVEALYAPEMFGEIPNSPLVVLP from the coding sequence ATGATTGCGACGATGCTCCGGGGGCTGGGTGAGTCCGTGCGCCGCCACTTCCCGTTCGGTCTGCTGCTGCTGTCTCTGACCGCCGGCGCCGCCCCGCCGGCGGCGGTCACCGAGTTCACTCCCCAGGGCACGGTGAAACAGGTTCGCCAGATCGTGGCGCGCTTCTCGGATCCGATGGTCGCCCTCGGCGACCCGCGCGGCGGCAGCGCGCCGTTCGAGGTCGCCTGTCCCGTGCCGGGCAGCGGTCGATGGGTCGACACGCGCACATGGGCCTACGACTTCGAGCGCGACCTGCCCGGGGGCCTGCGCTGCGCTGCACACCTGCGGCCCGATCTGCGCACCCGCAACGGCCGGCCACTCTCCGGTCAGTCCGAATTCGCCTTCAGCACCGGCGGACCGGCCGTCTTGGGTACCGTCCCCTACGAGGGCGACGAGGGCATCGACGAAGATCAGGTCTTCGCGCTCACCCTCGACACCCCGGCCACGGAAGACTCCGTCCTTGCCCACGTCGGCTTCCGAATCGACGGCCTTCCCGACCCCGTCGGCGTCAGCGTACTCGGCGGTGCAGCGCGGGAAGAAGTCCTCAAAGCCCTGCCTTATCTCGACCCGGCACAGCCGCTCCTCGTTCTGCGCGCCCGCCAGCGCTTCCCGAGCGGCGCCGGGGTCTCCCTCGTCTGGGGCGCGGGGGTCAGCTCCCCTGACGGGGTCGCCACCGATGCGGCGCAGACCTTTGGATTCAAGACCCGGCCCGCCTTCACCGCGCGTGTCCTCTGCCAGCGTGCCAACCCGAAGGCAGAGTGCGTACCGCTTACGCCCATCGCCGTCGCGTTCTCGGCCCCCGTGGTCTGGGATCGGGCGCGCCATGCCTTGCTGCGCGGCCCCGCCGACACGCGGTGGCATCCGGTGGCGCCCGAGAATCCCGAAGCTTACGTCAACGAGATCCGCTTCAAGGGCCCGTTTCCGGATTCCGCACGCTTTCACCTCGAACTGCCGGCGGACTTGACCGACGACGCCGGCCGTCCGCTGAGCAACGCCGCAGACAACCCGTTTACGGTACGCACCGATCCCTACCCGCCGCTGGCCAAGTTCTCTGCGCGGTTCGGCATTGTCGAAGCCGCCGCGGATCCGACGCTGCCGGTCACCCTGCGCAACCTCGAGCCGGAGGTCCGGGCCGAGCTGGCCCGGCTCACCACCGCACCGCCGACCGGCCTGCGCGTCTCCGCCGAACGCCTGCTCGAGCGCGTGCAGGGCACGGCGACGCGGATTCCACCCGAGCGGCTCGACGACATCCTGCCATGGCTGCGGCGCGTCGGCGCGGCGCGACGCACCGCCTCGGTCTTCGCACCCCCGACGCCGCCGGTACTGACCCAATCCGCGTTCACCGTTCCCAAGCCCAACGGCCCCGAAGCCTTCGAAGTCGTCGGCATCCCCTTGCAGGGCGCCGGCCTCTACATCGTCGAACTGGCCAGCCCCAAACTCGGCGCGTACCTGCTTGGCAAACCGGAAACCATGTACGTCCCCACGGCAGCCCTGGTGACCAACATGGCGGTGCATCTCAAGTGGGGCCGCGAAAACGCGCTCGTCTGGGTAACCACCCTCGACGGGGCGGAACCGGTCGCGGGCGCCAGGGTCTCCGTGCTCGATTGCACCGGGGCCGTCCACTGGTCCGGCACCACCGACACCAACGGCATCGCCCGCACCGACACCCTGCCGGCCCGCGACACCGCGCCGCGCTGCCGCCAACCGGAACCGCCGCTCGCCAACGCCGACGACTCGGAAGAGGAGCAGTTCTACTCCGACGAATCCTCCCAGACCGCCGCGCTCGACGCGCTTGGCGAAGGCCTCCTGGTCGTTGCTCAAACCGCCGACGACCTGAGCTTCGTTCACTCGAGCTGGCAGCGCGGCATCGAGCCCTGGCGGTTCAGCCTGCCGTCGGAGCGCTGGGAAGGGCCCGTGGTCGCGCACACGGTGTTCGACCGCACCCTCTTCCGCGCCGGCGACACCGTGCACATGAAGCACATCCTGCGCGTCGAGAGCCTGGCCGGCTTCGCCTTCGCACCCGAGGCGCAGCGTCCGACCCGCCTCACCCTGCAACACGAAGGCAGCAACGACAAGTACGAAATGCCCCTGACCTGGGACGCCCGCGGGGCGGCCGAAAACTCCTGGGCCATCCCGCCGACGGCACGGCTGGGTCGTTACGCCGTCGTTCTCGCCAGACCGAACGCGGAACCGCCCGTGCCGAGCCGTACCTCAGGTTCCTTCCGCGTCGAGGAGTTTCGCGTCCCGCTGATGCGCGCCGTCGTCAAGTTACCCGCCGAACCGCAGGTCGCCGTCTCCAGCGTGGCCGCCGACGTGAGCGTTGCGTACCTCGCCGGCGGACCGGCGGCGCGGCTGCCCGTGATTCTGCGCTCGCAGCTCCGACCCCGGTCGGTGACGACGCCGCCCGAGTTCGACGCCTTCAGCTTCGCTCTCGGGCCCGTAACGGAAGGTCGCGTCCGCCTCGGCGAGGACGACCCCGAACAGACCGTCGCGGGCGCCGTCCGTCCCGGACCCGTGCAGCGCCAGGAACTCGTGCTGGACGACGCGGGCACCGCACGCGCCACGTTGAGCACGTTGCCTCCCTCTCAGGCGGTGCGCGAATTGCTCGCCGAAGTCGAATACAGCGACCCCAACGGAGAGCGTCAGACCGTGTCGTCCACGGTACCGCTCTGGCCCGCGCAATGGCTCGCCGGCATCGCCGCCGACCAGTGGGTGCGGTCCGACGGCACCGTCCATGCGCGGATCGCGGTCATCGACGGCGCCGGACAGCCGGTCCCCAACGCCGTGGTGCGCGTCAATGCCCATCCGCGCAAGAGCTACTCCGCGCGCAAGCGCCTGGTCGGCGGCTTCTACGGCTACGACAACATCGAGGAAACCGGACCCTCCGCCGGCGTTCTCTGCGCCGGGCAGACCGACTCCGCGGGCACCTTCGTCTGCACGGGGAAGTCGCCGGTCGCCGGCAACCTGGTGCTGGCAGCAGCCGTCACCGACCCGGCCGGCCACACCAGCCACACGCACGCCGACGTGTGGGTGGTGGGCGACGAGGACTGGTGGTTCGTCCTCAACGATTCCGACCGCATCGACGTCCTGCCCGAGCGGCTCCAGTACAACCCCGGCGATACGGCGCGATTCCAGGTGCGCATGCCGTTCCGCGCCGCCACGGCCCTGGTCACCACGGAACGCGAGGGCGTGCTCGATGCCCAGGTCGTGCCGCTCCACGGCTCCGACCCCACGGTCGAGGTACCGGTGCGGGACAACTACGCCCCGAACGTGTTCGTCTCCGTGTTCGTGGTGCGCGGGCGCGTCGCCGGCGTTCAACCGACTGCCATGCTCGACCTCGGCAAGCCCGCCTGGAAGCTCGGCATCGCCGAGATCCGCGTCGGCTGGCAGGCCCACACCCTCGGCGTCACCGTGACCACCGACCGACCCGTGTACACCGTGCGCGAGACCGCACAAGCCCGCATCTCCGTCCGTACCGCCGCGGGCACGCCTCCCCCACCCGGCAGCGACGTTGCCATTGCCGCCGTCGACGAAGGTCTTCTGGAGCTGCAGCCCAACACAAGCTGGAACCTCCTCGCGGCAATGATGGGCCGGCGCGGTTACGGCATGCGCACCGCTACCGCACAGATGGAGGTCGTCGGCAAACGCCACTACGGCCTGAAGGCGCTCCCGCTGGGCGGCGGCGGCGGGCGCCAGGCGACGCGAGAGCTGTTCGACACGCTACTGCTCTGGAACGGCAGCGTGCGGCTCGCCGCCGACGGCACCGCGACCGTGGACATCCCCCTCAACGACTCCCTGACCAGCTTCCGCATCGTTGCAGTGGCCACCGGCGACGTCGGACAATTCGGCACCGGGAGCACCGCGATCCGCGCCACGCAGGACCTCATGCTCCTCTCCGGGCTGCCCCCGGTGGTGCGCGAAACGGACCGCCTGCGCGCCGAATTCACGGTGCGGAACACCACCGATCGCGAACTGCACATCGTCGTCGGCGGTCGCGCCGAAGGTCTGGACAAACCCTTCTCGTCCCTGAATGTCCGCCTCGGCCCGGGGCAAGCCGAGGTGGTCGGCTGGGACGTCGAGGTCCCCGTCGGCCCCACGACATTGACCTACGACATGGAGGCCGCCGTACCCGGCGGTCCTTCCGACCGTTTGCGCGTCAGCCAGCAGGTACGACCGGCGGTTCCCGTCAGAACGCTGCAAGCGAGCCTGTCGCAGTGGCCGGAGACCGGCACCGAAACCGTCGCCATGCCGTCCGACGCGCTTCCCGGCCGCGGCGGCGTTCGCGTGCAGATGGCCCCCGGCCTCGGCGTCGGCCTGGCCGGCGTCCACGAGTACATGCGGGACTATCCCTACTCGTGCATGGAGCAGCGCGTCTCGCGCGCGGTCGCCCTCGGCGACCCGCAGCTCTGGGCCCAGGTCGGCGCCGCCCTGCCGTCGTACCTCGATAGCGACGGCCTGGTGAAGTACTTCCCGACGGCAAGCTCCGGCAGCGACGTACTGACCGCTTACATACTGTCGATCGTCGGTGCCGCCGAGCTTCCCCTCGCGGCGGAACTGCAAGCGCGGATGGAGTCCGGCCTGACACGCTTCGTGCAGGGCAGTTTGCTGCGCGCCTCGCCGCTACCCGCAGCCGACCTGCCCTTACGCAAACTGGCCGCGATCGCCGCGCTGGCGCGCAACAACAAAGCCGACCCGGCGATGCTCGATAGCCTCGCCATCGAACCGGAACTGTGGCCGACCTCGGCAGTGCTCGACTGGTGGGACATCGTCGCGCACCTGCCGAAGCTGCCCGGGCGCAACGCGCGGCTGGCGGCGGTGCAGCAGATCCTGCGCTCGCGGCTGAACGTGCAGGGCAGCACCATGGGACTCTCCGCCGCCCAAACCCCCGGCCTCTGGTGGCTGATGGTCTGCCCGGACACGAGTGCCGTGCGTCTGGTGACGCAGGCGCTGGCGGCACCGGCATGGAAGAACGACGTTCCTCGACTGATGCGCGGCGCCCTCGGTCGCCTGCGCCACGGGCACTGGGATTGTACGACGTCCAACGCCTGGGGTGCCGTAGCGGCCAACCGCTTTGCGGCCGCGTTCGAAGCGACGCCCGTCAGCGGCACCGCCACGGTGAAGCTCGGAACCGACAGCCAACGCCGTAACTGGGGACGACCGGCGGCGCCGCTGTCCTTCGATTTCCCGTGGCCGCCGGCGGCGGCACCGCTAACGATCCAGCAAGCCGGCACCGGATCGCCGTGGATCACCGTCGAATCGCGCGCCGCGATTCCGCTGCGCGAGCCGCTGTCGACCGGGTATCGCCTCACCCGTACGGTGACACCGATCGAGCGCCGTGCACCCGAACACTGGAGCCGCGGCGACCTGTTGCGGGTCCGACTCGACATCGACGCACAGAGCGACATGACCTGGGTCGCCGTCAGCGATCCGGTCCCCGCCGGCGCGTCTTACCTCGGCACCGGTCTGGCGCGCGACTCGCAACTCGAGCGCCGTACCGACACCGACGCCGCCCCCGGCCTCGCGCCCGCGTTTACCGAACGGACCTTCGACACCTTTCGCGCCTACTTCGACCTGGTCCCTGAGGGAACCTTCTCCGTAGAGTACACGATTCGCCTCAATCAGAGCGGGACGTTCCAACTTCCCCCGACGCGCGTCGAGGCGCTGTACGCACCCGAGATGTTCGGAGAGATCCCGAATTCGCCGCTGGTGGTCTTACCGTGA
- a CDS encoding response regulator: MQDSCNKLTILLIDRDEAFRTALSSILREDGHGVLEYDDPGHVPPIRELDAVDLAVSDCSPSEREALAFAADFHTARPEVPMILLTTYHADDYNGRCRRIPHLYVLPKPVDYETFHALIHELAG, translated from the coding sequence ATGCAAGATTCTTGTAACAAACTGACGATCCTGTTGATCGATCGGGACGAGGCGTTCAGGACCGCGTTGAGCAGCATCCTGCGGGAGGACGGACACGGGGTTCTCGAGTACGACGATCCCGGGCACGTCCCGCCGATCCGGGAACTCGACGCGGTCGACCTGGCGGTCAGCGATTGCAGCCCGTCGGAACGGGAGGCCCTGGCTTTCGCCGCCGACTTTCACACCGCGCGCCCGGAAGTTCCGATGATCCTGCTGACGACCTACCACGCCGACGACTACAACGGACGCTGTCGCCGGATCCCGCATTTGTACGTCCTGCCGAAGCCGGTCGATTATGAGACCTTTCACGCACTGATTCACGAACTGGCGGGGTGA
- a CDS encoding agmatine deiminase family protein, protein MTHPEGRGTLPPAALGYRMPAEWEAHAATWLSWPHKEASWPGNFAPIPAIWVEIVRALGTHERVCVLVNDEAAAAAVRELLAGGGVESGNVETHAIRTDDAWMRDHGPTFVTRLHNGRTELAAVDWVYNAWGGKYPPWEHDDAVPAAIAARLGIPLFSPGIVLEGGSIDVNGRGSVLTTEQCLLNPNRNPHRSRGEIETVLRDYLGVGNVLWLGDGIAGDDTDGHVDDLARFVDPGTVVTVVEEDPRDDNYGTLRDNLKRLHAMRDQDGRPLRVVALPMPAPVEYDGQRLPASYANFYIGNGVVLVPTFADPNDAVALQILQTCFPTRRVAGIHAREMVWGLGAFHCVTQQQPAARCHPASS, encoded by the coding sequence ATGACGCATCCTGAAGGCCGCGGGACGCTGCCGCCCGCCGCCCTCGGCTACCGCATGCCGGCCGAGTGGGAGGCGCACGCGGCGACGTGGCTTTCCTGGCCTCACAAGGAGGCGTCCTGGCCCGGCAACTTCGCGCCTATTCCAGCGATCTGGGTGGAGATCGTGCGCGCCCTCGGGACGCACGAACGCGTGTGCGTGCTGGTCAACGACGAAGCCGCCGCCGCCGCCGTTCGCGAACTGCTCGCCGGCGGCGGTGTCGAGTCCGGTAATGTGGAAACCCACGCGATACGCACCGACGACGCGTGGATGCGCGACCATGGCCCTACCTTTGTGACGCGCCTCCACAACGGACGTACCGAGCTGGCGGCGGTCGATTGGGTCTACAACGCGTGGGGCGGCAAGTACCCGCCCTGGGAGCACGACGACGCGGTGCCGGCGGCGATTGCGGCCCGCCTCGGGATTCCCCTGTTCTCGCCCGGGATCGTGCTCGAGGGCGGCTCGATCGACGTCAACGGACGCGGCAGCGTGTTGACCACCGAGCAGTGCCTTCTCAACCCCAACCGTAATCCGCATCGCTCGCGCGGCGAGATCGAAACCGTGCTGCGCGATTACCTCGGGGTCGGCAATGTACTCTGGCTCGGCGACGGCATCGCCGGCGACGATACCGATGGACACGTCGACGATCTGGCCCGCTTCGTCGACCCCGGTACCGTGGTGACCGTGGTCGAGGAAGATCCCCGTGACGACAACTACGGGACGCTGCGCGACAACCTGAAGCGGTTGCACGCAATGCGGGATCAGGACGGCCGTCCGCTGCGCGTCGTCGCCCTGCCGATGCCCGCGCCCGTCGAGTACGATGGCCAGCGCCTGCCGGCGAGCTACGCCAACTTCTACATCGGAAACGGCGTGGTGCTCGTGCCTACCTTCGCCGACCCCAACGACGCGGTGGCGCTGCAAATTCTCCAGACCTGCTTTCCCACCCGCCGCGTCGCCGGCATCCACGCCCGCGAAATGGTGTGGGGCCTCGGGGCCTTCCACTGCGTCACTCAGCAACAGCCTGCCGCCAGGTGTCACCCCGCCAGTTCGTGA